The Novosphingobium terrae genome segment GCCGGGGGTGGGCAGGGGATGCAGTCCATCCCGCCGCTTGTTTCCACTGGCACGGCATAACCATAGGTGGGATCGGGCGCGCCGCCGGCTTCATAGTAGTTCAGCCATGCCTGGCAGCCTTGATCGATAGCGGCGTAATCGGGTTGCGCGCCGCGAGTCAGGCGGTTGCGGCATTCGTTCAGCCAGTTGATTCTTTGATCCGGGGCGAAGGGTCTTAGATAGGCCGCTGTCATCGGGGCAAGTGGTGGGGGGAGTGGGCGCTCGGCGGCATGGGCCACGGCGGGAAGGGCGCTCAAAGCTGCCAGAAGTACCAGGCGATGCATGGGCCATCTCCTCTCTCAGCAAGCAGGAAGATGGTTAATATGTGCCTTTTTAGGCAAGTAGGAAAGGGAAGAAAGTTGAATGCGAGGGTCATGACCCTCGCGCTCCCTTGAATGTCTACGTCGCGCACAAGCTATCGGGCAGGCATAGATTCATAGCGCCGCAGGCAGTTGCTTTGCTGCGCAGCATTTGCATTCCAAACTGAATCTGATTGCTTGCGGCGCGGAGAGGTTGGGAGCAAGGATCGTGCGCCACTGCCGCTTCGTCGGGAGACGTTATGGGAGCGCGAGGGGGTAACCCCCTCGCATCTTCCCTTTAATCCTTAAATCGCTTCAGCAATCGCCAAAGCCAGCGCCTCGATCCCCTGCGCGTCTTCCTCATCGAAACGCGCCTTCTCCGGACTGTCGAGATCGATCACCGCGATCACCTTGCCATCGCGCACCACCGGCACCACCAGCTCCGACTGACTCGCCGCATCGCAGGCGATATGGCCCGGGAAGGCATGGACATCGGCGACAAGCTGAGTCAGCCCGGAGGCCGCCGCCGTGCCGCATACGCCGCTGCCGAAAGGGATACGGATGCAGGCGGGCTTGCCGATGAAGGGGCCGAGGACCAGCTCATCCTCAACATTGCGGTAGAAGCCCGCCCAGTTCAGCGTGGGCAGCATCTGCCAGAGCAGCGCCGCCACGTTGGCCATATTGGCGACGGGGTCGGGTTCTCCGGCGATCAGGGCTTGGGCGGCCTGAGTCAGGTCACGATAGGTTTCGGCCTTGGATTGGCCGGGGAGGGGGGCAAAGTCGAACATGGGCATGCCATACTGCTTCTGGCGCTTGCCGCCTAGGGCATGCTGTCCTATCCACACGCAATGAGCCCTTTTCTTCGCAAATTGCTGATCGGCACGGGCATTGCCGTGGTCGGTCTCGGCGCCTTCACTGGCTGGGTGTGGTATGGGAATCCGACATCGGAGCCCATCGAGCAGTTCGAGGGCACCAAGCCCCGCATTGTCGATCCGCAACCCGAAAAGATTCCCAGTATCGCGGTCTACAAGCCGATTGGCTGGGATGCGGGCGCCGCGCCTCAGGCTGCGCCGGGCATGCAGGTGACTCGCTTTGCCGAGGGGCTGGCCCATCCGCGCACGCTCTACACGCTGCCCAATGGCGATGTGCTGGCGGCCCTGACCGGCCCGCCGAAGGGCAATGATGCGGGCGGCATCATCGGCTTTATCCAGCGCACGCTGGTCGGTTTTGTGGGCGGTGGCGACACCTCGGCGGATGAGATCGTGCTGCTGCGTGACAGCAAGGGCACAGGCAAGGCGGATCAGCGCTTCGTGCTGCGCCACGACGATCTGCACAGCCCCAGCGGCATGGCCTACGCCGATGGCAAGCTCTACATCGCCAATGACAATGCCGTGCTTGCCTTCGACTACAAGATCGGTGACACGACTCTCACCGGCAAGCCACATAAGGTCATGGATCTGCCCGGCGGCGGCAATCACTGGATGCGCAACCTGTTGATGGCGCCGGATGGCAAGACGATGTTCGTCGCCATCGGTTCGGCCTCGAACATTGGTGAGCGTGGCATGCAGGCCGAGGAAGGCCGCGCCATGATCGAGCAGATCGACATCGAGAAGATTCCCACCGGCAAGTGGCCGGCGCGTCGCTATGCGGCGGGCATGCGCAACCCCAATGGCATGGCCTGGAATCCCGCCACCGGCGAGATGTGGACCGTGGTGAATGAGCGCGATCAGCTCGGCCCGAATCTGGTCCCTGATTATCTGACCAACGTGCCCGCCGGCGCGCATTACGGTTGGCCCTGGTACTATTGGAAGGACAAGCAGGACGACCGCGTCGATGCTCCGATCCCTGAGTACCTCACCGATTACATCCGCAAGCCGGAGTATGCCATGGGGCCGCATGTGGCGGCGCTGGGGCTGGTTTTCGGGCAGGATGGCTCGCATCTGGGTGAGCAGTACGCCAGTGGTGCCTTTATCGCCCGCCATGGTTCGTGGAATCGTCGCCCGGCGGTGGGTTACGATGTGGTCTATGTGCAGTTTGACGATCACGGGAATCCGCAGGGCCTGCCCAAGCCGATCCTGACCGGTTTCCGCGATGCCAAGGGTGCGCATGGTCGCCCCACCTGGCTGCAGTGGGCCAAGGATGGCGCTCTGCTGGTCAGTGACGATACGGCGGGGATTATCTGGCGTGTGTTTGCTCCGGGCGCGAAGCCTGCCATGGCGCCCAAGCCTCTGCCCACCGAGCATCTGCCTGCGCCCAAGGATCTGAAGGACCCTAATAGGCAGTATAGTGCTGATTTTCAGGCTGATTCCAAGGTTAAGCAGTAAAGGGTAAAAGCGAGGGTGTTACACCCTCGCGCTCCCATGAATGTCTACGTTGCGCTTCGAGTTCGGCCTTGCGCTTCGAGTTCGGCCTTGCGCTTCGAGTTCGGCCTTGCGCTTCGAGTTCGGC includes the following:
- a CDS encoding GAF domain-containing protein, translated to MFDFAPLPGQSKAETYRDLTQAAQALIAGEPDPVANMANVAALLWQMLPTLNWAGFYRNVEDELVLGPFIGKPACIRIPFGSGVCGTAAASGLTQLVADVHAFPGHIACDAASQSELVVPVVRDGKVIAVIDLDSPEKARFDEEDAQGIEALALAIAEAI
- a CDS encoding PQQ-dependent sugar dehydrogenase, with product MSPFLRKLLIGTGIAVVGLGAFTGWVWYGNPTSEPIEQFEGTKPRIVDPQPEKIPSIAVYKPIGWDAGAAPQAAPGMQVTRFAEGLAHPRTLYTLPNGDVLAALTGPPKGNDAGGIIGFIQRTLVGFVGGGDTSADEIVLLRDSKGTGKADQRFVLRHDDLHSPSGMAYADGKLYIANDNAVLAFDYKIGDTTLTGKPHKVMDLPGGGNHWMRNLLMAPDGKTMFVAIGSASNIGERGMQAEEGRAMIEQIDIEKIPTGKWPARRYAAGMRNPNGMAWNPATGEMWTVVNERDQLGPNLVPDYLTNVPAGAHYGWPWYYWKDKQDDRVDAPIPEYLTDYIRKPEYAMGPHVAALGLVFGQDGSHLGEQYASGAFIARHGSWNRRPAVGYDVVYVQFDDHGNPQGLPKPILTGFRDAKGAHGRPTWLQWAKDGALLVSDDTAGIIWRVFAPGAKPAMAPKPLPTEHLPAPKDLKDPNRQYSADFQADSKVKQ